The genomic stretch GCTAGGGAGAGACGGCGGCCCTTTCACCTGGCTAGGGAGAGACGGTGGCCCGCTCACCTGGCCAGGGGGAGATGGTGGCCCGGTCGATGGCCTCGGCGCCTTTGGCGGTGCAGTAGTCGGACTGCAGGAGGGTGTTGAAGAGGGTCGACTTGCCGGCGTTGGTGGCCCCGACCAGGTAGACGTCTCCCCGGTAGCGCCAGGACCGCTGCAGCGTGGAGATCAGCTCCTCCACCCCGTAGCCCGTCTTGGCGCTGATGAGCAGCACGTCCGGGAGCTTGGGCTTGgagcccgaccccgaccccgaccccgaccccgtccccagcccggcccgggcgCACTCGGCCCCCAGCCGGTCCCGGAGGCGGCGCAGGTAGCCGGCCGAGTCCCCGGGCAGCAGGTCCACCTTGTTGCCCAGCACGAGCAGCCGCCGGGGGCCCAGCAGCTTGGGCAGGCCGGGCAGGAAGGCGTCGGGCAGGTCGAGGAGGTCGGCCACGTAGAgcagcagggccgggccgggccggcggagcGCGTCGCTCAGCAGCTGTCGGTGGTGGCCGGGGGGCAGCCGGACTCGCAGCGCCCGCCGGTGATGCACCAGCAGCCAGCAGCGCCGGCACACcaaccgccccggccccggccccggccccggccccggccccggccccggcccgtcctccgcctccagccccgggcccggcccgtccTCCGCCTCCAGCCCCTCGTACTTGGCGGCGGGCAGGTAGCCGGGCCCGCCGGGGTCCCCGCACTGCAGCTCCGCGCCGCAGCCCGAGCAGTGCACGCCGCTGGCAggaccccccggctcccccggacccccggacccccgggcctcggcctccCAACGCCGCTCCTGCAGCCgccgcctcctctcctcccgctcccgctcccgctcccgctcctgcTCCCGCAGCCGCCGCCGCAGCCGCTCCTCGAACTCGGGCCCCGGCTCGGGCTCCGGCTCATACTCGGGAAAGACGAAGGGCTCCTCCGGCACGGCTCCCTCCGGGGCCAAGCTCGCCGCCCAGCTccggcccgccccgggccccccaccGAGGCCCGAGCCGGAGGcccaggcggaggcggaggccaggcggaggcggaggcggggcggccgggccggccaCCGCCAGCCCCAGGGCGGCCTCGGGATCCgcggcagcaacagcagcaggcgGCGCGGGAGCATGCGGGGAAAGGCCCCGGCCTcccgggagcaggagcaggagcaggagcaggaggaggagcaggaggaggaggggcaggaggaagcaggaggaggaggaggggagaggaggaggagcaagagggagaagaggaggagcaggaggaagaaggaggaacaggaggaggaggaggggagaagaggacgagcaagagggagaagaggacgagcaggaggaagaagagaaggaggaggagcaagagggggaagaggagcaggaggaagaagagaaggaggaacaggaggaacaggaggaggaggaggggagaagaggaggagcaagagggagaagaagaggagcaggaggaagaagagaaggaggaacaggaggaggaggaggggagaagaggaggagcaggagaagaggaggagcaggaggaagaagaggaggaacaggaggaggagcaggggaaagaagaggatcaGGAgcagaagaatgaggaggaggaggaggagcgtagGGCGGGTGACGAGCAGGGCCTTGGCCTCGGCCACCGGGGACAGCCGAGAGGGTGACTTCCGGGCCAGCCAGGAGGGCTACATCCGGGCCACCAACgcggcctccctctctccttccctccctgcggGCCCCTGTCAGAGCCCACCCCAGACCCCCGGGCCCTCACTTACCCCAGAGGGGGCATTAGGAATCTGGGCCCCAAGTGGCACGgagactttttccaacctgaccagcgtgtaataattataattaagcgcttacaatgcggcagacactgaactaagcgccggggcggatacagacatcgcgttggacacagtccccgtctcacgtgacGCTCcttggcccattttacagaggcaacggaggcccggagaagtgaagggagttgcccgagatcacacagcggacaagtggcagagctgggattagaagtcatgacctctcggctcccaggcccgtgctctgtccactgtgccatgctgcttctctgcctaccccagtgtttagtacagtgccgggcacataggaagtgcttaaacaccataaaaaataaaacaaacagccCTGGGGCTGAAGCCTTAGTTTCTCCAACTGAGCTCAAAGGGGTCCGGGATAATTTGGAGGGCTAGGGCGGATCCGGGTGCTATTCATAGCGGGAGGGACaatgcctctccctccttcaaagccctatagaaggcacatctcctccaagaggccctccctgactaagccctcttttcattgtcttcaattcccttctgtgtcgccctgaatCACAGCCTTTAttaatcccctctcccagccccaccagcacttaagtacatatctataatttctttatatattaatgcctgccaccctctctggagtgtaagctcgttgtgggcagggaatatgtgttatat from Ornithorhynchus anatinus isolate Pmale09 chromosome 10, mOrnAna1.pri.v4, whole genome shotgun sequence encodes the following:
- the NOA1 gene encoding nitric oxide-associated protein 1 produces the protein MWSRVRLASASAWASGSGLGGGPGAGRSWAASLAPEGAVPEEPFVFPEYEPEPEPGPEFEERLRRRLREQEREREREREERRRRLQERRWEAEARGSGGPGEPGGPASGVHCSGCGAELQCGDPGGPGYLPAAKYEGLEAEDGPGPGLEAEDGPGPGPGPGPGPGPGRLVCRRCWLLVHHRRALRVRLPPGHHRQLLSDALRRPGPALLLYVADLLDLPDAFLPGLPKLLGPRRLLVLGNKVDLLPGDSAGYLRRLRDRLGAECARAGLGTGSGSGSGSGSKPKLPDVLLISAKTGYGVEELISTLQRSWRYRGDVYLVGATNAGKSTLFNTLLQSDYCTAKGAEAIDRATISPWPGTTLNLLKFPISNPTPYRMFKRHKRLKEDAAKAEEDLSKQEQKHLNHLKKCGYLVGRVGKTFHYSQKQIQNNAEVFEFDADSLAFSMEPGVTEPKPPADRVELTPQDVKDAHWFYDTPGIMKENCVLNLLTDKEVKLVLPTHSIIPRTYMLKPGMVLFLGALGRIDYLQGSKSAWFSVMASNLLPVHITTVEKADAIYQKHAGQALLQVPMGGTERMSEFPPLIPQDLTLEGNVLQEAVADIKLSSAGWVAITVQELGPLQLRGHVPGGCALTVRQPPLLPHIVNLKGERIKKSVAYKTKKPPALVSNLKSRRSRPQRDSKLLHAEGLV